In Cucurbita pepo subsp. pepo cultivar mu-cu-16 chromosome LG04, ASM280686v2, whole genome shotgun sequence, the following are encoded in one genomic region:
- the LOC111792564 gene encoding LRR receptor-like serine/threonine-protein kinase FEI 1, whose amino-acid sequence MGLSIWAFSAILAATLFSHCSFSLTEDGLTLLEIKTTLNDTKNVLANWSPSDESPCKWTGISCHPQDSRVSSINLPFMQLAGIISPSIGKLSRLQRLALHQNGLHGYIPNELANCSELRAIYLRANYLQGGIPSNIGNLSYLTILDLSSNSLKGSIPSSIGRLTNLRNLNLSTNFFFGEIPDIGVLSTFGNNSFFGNQDLCGRQVNKPCRTSLGFPAVLPHAGSDQAAVPVKRSSHYIKGLLIGAISTAGFVLVILLVLMWTRLVSKKERTAKSYLEVKKQNTRESSAKLITFHGDLPYPTCEIIEKLEALKETNIVGSGGLGTVYRMVMNDREAFAVKKIDRSQDGSDQVIERELEILGSIKHINLVTLRGYCRLPSSKLLIYDYLAAGSLDDFLHEYGPERSLDWSARLNIALGSARGLAYLHHDCCPKIVHCNIKSSNILLDENLEAHVSDFGLAKLSVDGDSHVTTVVAGTFGYLSPEYLQSGIGTEKSDVYSFGVLLLELVTGKRPSDPFFSKRGLNVVGWLNTLRGEDQLENIVDNRCKNADVETVEVILEIAARCTNGNPAMRPTMNQVLQLLEREVMSPYPSDYSESHSDYS is encoded by the exons ATGGGTCTTTCCATCTGGGCCTTCTCCGCGATTTTAGCAGCAACCCTTTTCAGCCACTGCTCATTTTCGCTCACTGAAGATG GTTTGACATTGTTGGAAATCAAAACTACTTTGAATGACACTAAGAACGTCCTCGCTAATTGGAGCCCTTCAGATGAATCTCCCTGCAAATGGACTGGCATTTCTTGCCATCCCCAGGACTCTCGTGTTAGCTCAAT TAATCTGCCGTTCATGCAACTAGCAGGGATTATATCTCCCAGCATTGGTAAACTTAGTAGATTGCAGAGACT GGCTCTCCACCAGAACGGATTACATGGATATATTCCCAATGAACTTGCCAATTGTTCTGAACTTAGAGCCAT CTACCTGAGGGCTAACTATCTTCAAGGTGGGATTCCATCAAATATTGGAAACCTTTCTTACCTCACCATACT TGATTTATCAAGCAATTCCCTTAAGGGAAGTATACCATCATCAATTGGTCGTCTCACAAACTTACGCAATCT GAATTTGTCTACCAACTTCTTCTTTGGAGAAATCCCAGATATTGGAGTTCTAAGCACCTTTGGGAATAACTC GTTCTTTGGTAATCAAGATCTTTGTGGTCGGCAAGTGAACAAGCCGTGTCGGACCTCACTGGGGTTTCCTGCTGTTTTACCACATGCTGGAAGTGATCAAGCTGCAG TTCCTGTGAAACGATCCTCTCATTACATCAAAGGACTGTTGATTGGTGCAATATCGACAGCAGGGTTCGTGTTGGTCATACTTCTTGTACTCATGTGGACTCGTTTGGTatccaagaaagaaagaactgCAAAGAGTTACTTGGAAGTTAAGAAGCAAAATACTCGCGAATCAA GTGCCAAGCTCATTACATTCCATGGTGATCTACCGTACCCGACGTGTGAGATCATAGAAAAGCTGGAGGCccttaaagaaacaaatattgttGGCTCAGGAGGGCTCGGCACCGTGTATCGGATGGTCATGAATGATCGTGAAGCGTTTGCTGTAAAGAAAATTGATAGGAGTCAAGATGGTTCAGATCAAGTAATTGAAAGAGAATTGGAGATCTTGGGAAGCATTAAACACATAAATTTAGTGACATTGCGTGGTTATTGCAGGCTCCCTTCTTCAAAGCTTCTTATATATGACTATCTCGCAGCTGGTAGCTTGGATGATTTCTTACATG AATATGGACCCGAAAGGTCTTTGGATTGGAGTGCTCGGTTAAACATAGCGCTCGGCTCCGCTCGAGGACTGGCATACTTGCACCATGATTGCTGTCCAAAGATTGTGCACTGCAACATAAAATCCAGCAACATTCTTCTCGACGAGAACTTAGAGGCGCATGTATCCGACTTTGGTCTCGCAAAGCTTTCGGTTGATGGGGATTCCCATGTCACAACTGTTGTTGCTGGCACATTTGGTTATTTGTCTCCAG AATACTTGCAAAGTGGGATAGGAACTGAGAAGTCTGATGTTTATAGCTTTGGAGTTCTGTTGCTGGAGCTTGTAACAGGGAAGAGACCCAGTGAtccatttttctcaaaaagGGGCTTAAATGTTGTTGGTTGG TTGAACACACTCCGGGGAGAAGACCAATTGGAGAACATAGTGGATAATAGGTGCAAGAATGCAGATGTGGAAACTGTAGAAGTGATTCTTGAAATAGCAGCAAGGTGCACCAATGGCAACCCGGCTATGCGGCCTACAATGAACCAAGTTCTGCAGCTGCTAGAGCGAGAGGTAATGTCGCCCTACCCGAGCGATTACTCCGAGTCTCACTCGGATTATTCGTGA
- the LOC111793561 gene encoding ATPase 11, plasma membrane-type-like — protein MDEKGEKPEVLEAVLKETVDLENIPIEEVFDNLRCGKEGLTTAAAEARLVIFGLNKLEEKKESKFLKFLGFMWNPLSWVMEAAAIMAIALANGGGKPPDWQDFVGIIALLLINSTISFIEENNAGNAAAALMASLAPQAKILRDGRWSEQDAAVLVPGDIISIKLGDIIPADARLLEGDPLKIDQSALTGESLPVTKGPGDGIYSGSTCKQGEIEAVVIATGVHTFFGKAAHLVDTTNQVGHFQKVLTAIGNFCICSIAVGMITEIIVMYPIQDREYRPGIDNLLVLLIGGIPIAMPTVLSVTMAIGSHRLSQQGAITKRMTAIEEMAGMDVLCSDKTGTLTLNKLTVDKNLVEVFVKGVDVDTVVLMAARASRTENQDAIDTAIVGMLADPKEARAGIQEVHFLPFNPTDKRTALTYLDHEGKMHKVSKGAPEQILNLAYNRLEIERKVHAVIERFAERGLRSLAVAYQEVPDGRRESAGGPWQFIGLLPLFDPPRHDSAETIRRALNLGVNVKMITGDQLAIGKETGRRLGMGTNMYPSSALLGQNKDESIAALPVDELIEKADGFAGVFPEHKYEIVKRLQARKHICGMTGDGVNDAPALKKADIGIAVADATDAARSASDIVLTEPGLSVIISAVLTSRAIFQRMKNYTIYAVSITIRIVLGFMLLALVWKFDFPPFMVLIIAILNDGTIMTISKDRVRPSPLPDSWKLGEIFTTGIILGGYLAMMTVIFFWVAYKTDFFPRVFGVATLEKTAHDDIRKLASAVYLQVSTISQALIFVTRSRGWSYVERPGLLLVAAFLVAQLIATLLAVYANWSFAAIEGIGWGWAGVIWLYNIIFYIPLDIIKFIIRYALSGRAWDLVIEQRIAFTRQKDFGKEQRELQWAHAQRTLHGLQTPDAKFHDRTHFTELNQMAEEAKRRAEIARLRELHTLKGHVESVVRMKGLDIDTIQQAYTV, from the exons ATGGATGAAAAGGGCGAGAAGCCTGAGGTTTTGGAAGCTGTATTGAAGGAAACTGTGGACTTG GAAAATATACCCATTGAGGAGGTTTTTGATAATTTGAGATGCGGCAAAGAGGGTCTTACCACAGCGGCTGCTGAGGCACGGCTTGTTATTTTTGGTCTCAACAAGCTTGAGGAGAAGAAG GAAAGTAAATTCTTGAAGTTTTTGGGGTTTATGTGGAATCCCCTCTCATGGGTAATGGAAGCTGCTGCTATTATGGCCATTGCACTTGCAAATGGTGGA GGAAAGCCTCCTGACTGGCAAGATTTTGTTGGTATTATCGCACTGTTGCTTATCAACTCAACAATTAGTTTTATTGAGGAAAACAATGCCGGAAACGCTGCAGCTGCACTAATGGCTAGTTTAGCTCCCCAAGCCAAG ATTCTTCGGGATGGAAGGTGGAGTGAGCAAGATGCTGCGGTTTTAGTTCCTGGTGATATTATAAGCATCAAACTTGGGGACATAATTCCAGCTGATGCTCGTCTTCTTGAGGGAGATCCATTGAAAATTGATCAG TCTGCTCTTACAGGTGAATCTCTTCCTGTTACAAAAGGTCCTGGCGATGGCATATACTCTGGTTCTACTTGCAAACAAGGCGAGATTGAAGCGGTTGTCATTGCCACTGGTGTTCATACTTTCTTTGGCAAGGCTGCTCACCTTGTTGACACCACCAATCAAGTGGGTCACTTCCAAAAG GTCTTAACTGCAATAGGGAACTTCTGCATATGTTCAATTGCTGTGGGGATGATTACAGAAATTATTGTCATGTACCCAATTCAAGATCGGGAATATCGTCCTGGAATTGACAATCTTCTTGTGCTTCTGATTGGAGGAATTCCAATTGCCATGCCCACAGTCCTCTCTGTGACAATGGCTATTGGCTCTCATAGGTTATCTCAGCAG GGTGCTATCACAAAGAGGATGACTGCCATTGAAGAGATGGCAGGTATGGATGTGCTTTGCAGTGACAAGACTGGAACACTGACATTAAACAAGCTAACTGTTGACAAAAATCTTGTTGAG GTTTTTGTTAAAGGAGTGGATGTGGATACTGTGGTTCTAATGGCTGCCCGGGCATCAAGGACAGAGAACCAAGATGCTATTGATACTGCTATTGTTGGGATGCTTGCTGATCCAAAAGAG gCTCGTGCTGGTATTCAAGAAGTACACTTCCTTCCATTTAACCCTACTGATAAGCGGACTGCATTGACTTACTTAGATCATGAGGGTAAAATGCATAAAGTCAGCAAAGGTGCACCAGAGCAG ATTCTGAACCTTGCATACAATAGGTTGGAGATTGAGCGCAAAGTTCATGCTGTGATTGAAAGGTTTGCAGAACGAGGTTTACGCTCGCTTGCTGTGGCATACCAG GAAGTTCCAGATGGTAGAAGGGAAAGTGCCGGAGGTCCATGGCAGTTTATTGGCCTTCTGCCACTTTTCGACCCACCAAGGCATGATAGTGCAGAGACAATAAGGAGGGCCTTAAATCTTGGAGTGAATGTGAAGATGATTACTG GTGACCAGTTGGCCATAGGAAAGGAAACAGGACGACGCTTAGGGATGGGAACCAACATGTATCCCTCATCTGCTTTATTGGGTCAGAACAAGGACGAGTCAATTGCTGCTTTACCAGTTGATGAACTGATAGAAAAAGCTGATGGCTTTGCTGGTGTTTTTCCTG AGCACAAATATGAGATTGTAAAGCGCCTGCAGGCGAGGAAACATATCTGTGGGATGACTGGGGATGGAGTAAATGATGCTCCAGCCCTTAAAAAAGCTGACATAGGCATAGCTGTCGCCGATGCTACTGATGCTGCTCGTAGTGCTTCAGACATAGTCCTCACAGAGCCTGGTCTGAGTGTTATCATTAGTGCTGTTTTGACCAGCCGAGCAATCTTTCAGAGGATGAAAAATTACACT ATATATGCAGTTTCAATCACTATTCGTATAGTG CTTGGTTTCATGTTGCTGGCTCTTGTATGGAAATTTGACTTCCCACCTTTTATGGTGCTCATCATTGCCATTCTCAATGATG GTACAATAATGACGATATCGAAGGATAGAGTGAGACCATCTCCGTTGCCTGATAGCTGGAAGCTGGGTGAAATTTTTACCACTGGCATTATTCTTGGTGGCTACTTGGCAATGATGACTGTGATCTTCTTTTGGGTAGCCTATAAAACAGACTTCTTTCCA CGAGTGTTTGGGGTAGCAACTCTCGAGAAAACTGCTCACGATGACATTAGGAAACTTGCCTCAGCAGTGTATCTGCAAGTAAGCACTATAAGTCAGGCTCTCATATTTGTTACACGTTCGCGAGGTTGGTCATATGTGGAACGCCCTGGGTTATTATTGGTTGCAGCTTTTCTGGTTGCGCAGCTG ATTGCTACATTACTTGCGGTTTATGCAAACTGGAGCTTTGCTGCCATTGAAGGAATTGGATGGGGTTGGGCTGGTGTTATCTGGCTTTACAACATTATCTTTTACATCCCACTTgatatcataaaattcatCATACGATATGCTTTGAGCGGGAGGGCTTGGGATCTTGTTATTGAACAAAGG ATTGCCTTTACGAGACAAAAGGATTTCGGGAAGGAACAACGGGAGCTACAATGGGCTCATGCACAAAGAACATTGCATGGATTGCAAACACCCGATGCGAAGTTCCACGACCGAACTCACTTCACCGAGCTCAATCAGATGGCTGAAGAAGCCAAAAGGAGAGCTGAAATTGCAAG GTTGAGGGAACTCCACACCCTGAAAGGCCATGTTGAATCAGTGGTGAGGATGAAAGGACTGGACATAGACACAATTCAGCAAGCTTACACAGTGTGA